Part of the Amyelois transitella isolate CPQ chromosome 15, ilAmyTran1.1, whole genome shotgun sequence genome, TTATGACTCTTTAAATTCACTGTAAAAATATCagacataaaaatatcagACGCAAACATTAGTGAATTATACCATAAAATCAATCCATCATGCAAAAGATTCCAACAAAAATGTCAATGAAGTCTCAACTGCTTCTTCACCAGGTACTTCCACCGCCTCAACCAATTGATGTGTGGTCACGCCAACAACGAGGACTACGTCTGCTGCCCCTCTTGCGACTGCGCCCGGGTTTACTCGGAAGGTTCCCAGAGATGTGGCCAGAGTATGGTGAAATCTAGCAACTATAGTGGGATCGGAGCTCATCCGTGGGTCGCCAGGATTGGGTTTACACGTAAGTTTTCATGGAAGGGTTGGCAGAAACTACGTAATTCCACATGCCACCACCCCTGCACCCATAATGCCTTTAGTTTTATCAAAGGACATTATTATACATTCATTAATAGCTGTCTTTATGTAAGCtcattaagtaggtatttatgccATGAGCATGCTAGTTTTTCTCATTTATCATCCCGATTCTGTTAAAGATTCAGGACTGGGAAGGATAATTTAACACATCCGTGTCCGTTTTGAAAGACGCCACTAAAAGTGAAACTTGAAGTCATTCTTGCATGAAGATTCTCAagtcatttaaattttgcttGAATTGTAAAGTTGATTTTTTACGCTATGTTTACTATTTGGAATCTTCATTTGTCCCACGCGCTGTGAGTTACTTTATTGAGGTTATAATAAACCATTCATTATTTCCAGACAAGGAGTCTGGTAACGTAAGGTTCGCCTGCAGCGGATCCATTATCTCCAAACGAGTTATCCTCACGGCTGCCCACTGCGCTTTGGCCAAACCAGAGGGATACAAATTGTAAGTTACATTACTATAGCAACTACTTCTAGAacattatatacttattgtgTGGTAATAAGATTATCtattagatattataataagaaCTTTTTCGTTTGCCATTTATAATCTTGTAAATGACCCTGGTCTTTGTATATATCCTAAAAAACCTATAAAGAGAGGTCGGTAGTAGATAGTACCTTGTGAGCAGGAGAATTGAatggattaattttattttatttgatactgTTCATTTGAAATATCCAATAAATTTCAGGAGGTTGTCACTTTTCTGCACTTGCCTACTAAGTTAAAATTCACCTCGGCCATcgaccaatgactatttttggtaaaaagatggtaaccatgatcgatccaatatggtTAGGTTCCTCTGTAAAGGTTGCgtaggtcagatgggagtcgcttcgtgtaataaaatgactcacccaatccagggtccgtggtcaaaggcataccttgGGCTCCTCTcattaaagccaggaggaagaagactcaCATTCATCTTCATTTTTATCCAGATCAACAGTAGTGGTTGGTGAATGGGACACTGGTCGGAGTCCAGACTGCAACGAGTTTTTCTGCGCACCTCCCACGCAAGCTATTAAGGTGGAAAACGTGGTGGTCCATGTGGGGTACGAGCAGAAGATATTCAGGCACGATATAGCACTCATAGTGCTTAGAGAGGAGATTAAATATTCAGGTAAGTTTAAGGAGTAACTTAATCGTTGTTGCCTTATCCTATTTCTTATGTAACCGTGGTGTGAAATTATGTCAGTTTTCTTGGTTAGttagtttcatttttttttcttacatggACAGAAGATATTAATAAACGAAAGAGTAAATCAAATATACTATGATAAGTATGAGAACGTCATTTAACGTTCCTCTACCTAACTATTCCTGGAAATCAGAACACGCAGACAACCTGTTATTTGTTAagctattttcataattcCGAGTAGCCAGCGTTTTATTGGATACTAGCAAGTTATTCCCCGAGGCGTAAACGTAAATGAAttgacgtctttatccctcacgaGTTAGACAGCGGCAACAGTCCAAAAAGGCTTttgcttattatattttcaataatgtatttttaaataaattttaacgaaaTAGGAAGACATAGACAAGacttataaatatcataataatctTGTCTCTCTCTTTTCTTCTTGTTGATTAATCGAGATATGAAAATTGCCACCAATACTATTCCACGAAATCAAATTTTCGAGCTAAAGTAATAGAATAACGAATCAGCTTTGAACGTCCTTGGCAATGACAGAGGTTGACTGACACTCCCATTATGGTGTCACTCCAATCTGATGTCCGTCCGATCATTTCATCTCATTTTAATAGGTCAAAACAATGGCTGTCTTTGTAAAAAatggtgtattttttttcagtgacAGCGGCGCCGGTCTGTCTGAACGACAGTCCGGAAGTAGTTATAAACGAACGGGCGTACCTCGTCGGGTGGGGGAAGCTGTCGGGGCAGAATAACGCGGTATGTTTCCGGAAGTGACgtaatcataaatatatgagTTTAGTGCTATTATCGAAGAGCGTTAAATATCGTAAGGAAACTTGTATATTTAGACAGCTGGATACGTGTAACATccatggtgccgtgtggttaccggcattttagaataactTCATATTTTTCCCGTAGTTGTCGGAAACggtgactaaggtataggcttataaacttgggaatcctcttagataggctagcaacctgtaactattttaatctcaattctatcgtacaaccatacagctgaacgtgggcgtcttttcaagactgttggctctgtctatctcgcaagggatatagacgtgactatacgtataAACCTACGTATCATCCATGGATGTGTtacatgatccaatatgggttagattCCTCAAAGGCAGCcgaggtcagacggaagtcggttcgtgtaaaaaactcAAGATCTTGGCTCGTCTCTGGAAGTCTGGTAATAGTCTGGGAAACTGCGGTTCTAGCTGAGTTGAGTCGGAGTTTGTTAACAAATGCTCCAACTTGTGAAAAAGTGTAAAACCTtcattgatacatacatacatacataaaatcacgcccctttcccggaggggtagacagagactgcctctttccacttgccacgatctctgcatacttccttcgcttcatccacattcataactctcttcatgcaagctcggcggctTCAGACCTTACCATCATCGATCACGTGTGTTATTGCCACAAAGCGATGTGTTTCCGGAGAACCGGAAGTGACGTGGCCTTCAGTGGTTTTATCTGTCCGAGGTCGTGATCAATTGTCATTCaagttttgaatatttatgatATACCTACAGTTAatcaaatacttttaaaaaatctatgcCGATTCAATggtttaaatagaaaaatattgatttcttTTCAATTGCATTATTGAGCCCATTCAATTAAATATGGTGTTCGAGCCATTCGTAAAGGTGATAAACATGTATAGTTAACAACATGTTTGACGCATCTGAATTgatttgaaacattttaatataaaacctAAACTAAAGTTTTGAAAACCTTTTTAGATAAGTCGCCAGCAAATGCTTGACGTTCCCCTGGTGACCTTGGAGACCTGCGAGAGCATATTTGGTCAGTCAGTGCCTATCCACGAGGGGCAGCTGTGTGCTGGGGGGGAGCAGGGGAGGGACGCCTGTTCTGGCTTCGGAGGGGCTCCGCTACTGCTGTACAGGGATGAGAAATACGTTCAGGTAAGTACAGTCGGCTACATAGAAAACGATGCCGCCTTCATATCCCACTTGTATTGACTCTTATATCGTCAGGGAAAAGCGGGCGCTAAGCCTTAAAGTACTATTGCTGAAGATGCAATTGCAAAGGTACATTCATTATCTCAGAGTATTTGCCC contains:
- the LOC106139752 gene encoding CLIP domain-containing serine protease B4, whose protein sequence is MSFNMKVLVLCFLEWTVNAQFGSMTISVGMGGVRSDDEELDIKGNCPPNTACKPISSCPLLEDLLDFSCFSSDKYFHRLNQLMCGHANNEDYVCCPSCDCARVYSEGSQRCGQSMVKSSNYSGIGAHPWVARIGFTHKESGNVRFACSGSIISKRVILTAAHCALAKPEGYKLSTVVVGEWDTGRSPDCNEFFCAPPTQAIKVENVVVHVGYEQKIFRHDIALIVLREEIKYSVTAAPVCLNDSPEVVINERAYLVGWGKLSGQNNAISRQQMLDVPLVTLETCESIFGQSVPIHEGQLCAGGEQGRDACSGFGGAPLLLYRDEKYVQVGIVSFGSENCGSEGVPSVYTNVAHYYQWIVDNSPSFY